A genome region from Marinobacter panjinensis includes the following:
- a CDS encoding ABC transporter substrate-binding protein, which yields MRALLLVFLLAGLAHAGDEAATPLPALSVSVLQFGTAHWELDHILHQGLDRQNGYRLELKLVANLPASRLAVTSGSVNGAVADLLWAQSRFQADTPYLYVPFSSRIGEIVVAEGSGIRAVPDLVGKRIGVAGGPDSKGWILLLKVAGQQGVNLDKSASVQFAAPPLLSQALKRGQVDVIVTYWHFAARLRGEGGWRSAFGMADLLTAMDLDRKLPVLGYVFPADWAEGHGALIDRFAASLSQAKMELADDESHWQRLRPLMGNPEEGVFQVLKEGFIAGKPAPQTDQRIADLHRLLVLTGAEADNLMPAGLFYRRQP from the coding sequence ATGCGGGCTCTGCTTCTCGTATTTTTGTTGGCGGGACTCGCCCACGCCGGGGACGAAGCTGCCACACCGTTACCCGCGCTTTCCGTCAGCGTGCTGCAGTTCGGCACCGCCCACTGGGAGCTGGACCATATCCTGCACCAGGGCCTGGACCGACAGAACGGCTATCGGCTTGAACTGAAACTGGTGGCCAATCTTCCAGCCTCCCGCCTGGCAGTGACCAGTGGCTCCGTGAATGGCGCGGTGGCCGATCTCCTGTGGGCACAGTCCCGGTTTCAGGCAGACACCCCCTACCTGTATGTGCCGTTCTCTTCCAGGATTGGGGAAATTGTGGTGGCAGAGGGCTCCGGTATTCGCGCTGTCCCGGATCTTGTCGGCAAACGGATCGGCGTCGCTGGCGGGCCAGACAGCAAGGGCTGGATACTGCTCCTGAAGGTTGCCGGGCAGCAAGGGGTCAACCTGGATAAGTCCGCCAGCGTCCAGTTCGCGGCACCACCCCTGCTGAGCCAGGCATTGAAGCGGGGCCAGGTGGATGTGATCGTCACCTACTGGCATTTTGCGGCCCGCCTGCGGGGTGAGGGCGGCTGGCGCTCCGCGTTCGGCATGGCAGACTTGCTGACCGCGATGGATCTGGACCGCAAGCTGCCGGTTCTGGGATATGTGTTTCCGGCTGATTGGGCTGAGGGCCATGGCGCGCTGATTGATCGTTTTGCCGCCTCCTTGAGCCAGGCGAAGATGGAACTGGCGGACGACGAATCTCACTGGCAGCGGCTGCGGCCTCTGATGGGTAATCCCGAAGAGGGGGTGTTTCAGGTGCTGAAGGAAGGATTTATCGCAGGGAAACCCGCTCCACAAACGGATCAGCGGATTGCTGATTTGCATCGATTGCTGGTACTGACCGGGGCCGAAGCTGACAACCTGATGCCGGCAGGACTTTTCTACCGGAGGCAGCCGTGA
- a CDS encoding ATP-binding cassette domain-containing protein — translation MLELQIAGRSFGQPVLGEVFATIERGDRICLLGPSGIGKTTLLNAIAGLDKTIPAEAIIGREKLRVGYLFQEHRLLPWRTLNANLRLAGANHEEAQAHLASVGLKGYGHYLPDQLSLGMARRAALARCLAVKPDLLLLDEPFASLDPVMAGELKTLIAGILDGNPGMAMICVTHDGGDAEILANRLWYLDGKPARLQWDDRVGEPGLIDGLLGKLRRLDLADS, via the coding sequence ATGCTTGAACTGCAGATCGCCGGCCGCAGTTTTGGCCAGCCGGTGCTGGGGGAAGTGTTTGCCACGATAGAGCGGGGTGACCGCATCTGCCTGTTGGGGCCGTCGGGGATTGGCAAAACGACCCTGTTAAACGCCATCGCCGGGCTGGATAAAACCATTCCGGCGGAAGCCATTATTGGTCGTGAAAAACTCCGGGTGGGTTACCTGTTTCAGGAACATCGGTTGCTGCCCTGGCGGACTCTGAATGCCAATCTACGGTTGGCGGGAGCGAACCATGAGGAAGCGCAAGCGCACCTGGCCAGTGTGGGGCTGAAGGGCTATGGCCACTATCTGCCGGACCAGTTGTCTCTGGGTATGGCCCGGCGGGCGGCGTTGGCCCGTTGCCTGGCGGTGAAACCTGACCTGCTGTTGCTGGACGAGCCTTTTGCGTCACTGGATCCGGTGATGGCGGGTGAGCTGAAGACGCTGATTGCGGGGATTCTGGATGGCAATCCGGGGATGGCGATGATTTGCGTGACCCATGATGGGGGGGATGCGGAGATATTGGCCAATCGGTTGTGGTATCTGGATGGGAAGCCGGCTCGGTTGCAGTGGGATGACAGGGTTGGTGAGCCTGGACTTATCGATGGGTTGTTGGGGAAGCTTCGTCGGCTGGATCTTGCGGATTCCTGA
- a CDS encoding YVTN family beta-propeller repeat protein encodes MKNAFKIAALAAAIGLSGPALASLAYISNEKDNTLSVIDTETNEVVDTIEVGARPRGILLSKDYTKLYICASDDDTVQVLDLATRKIVDTLPSGEDPEQFALHPNNRHLYIANEDDAIVTVVDVETKDVLAQIDVGVEPEGMAVSPDGKWAVNTSETSSMLHWINTETFEIDKNTVVGQRPRHVEFTKDSKIAWASAEIGGTVHIFNVDNIEEIKQIDFQIKGVPQDRVQPVGIELTSDGKYAFVALGPSNHVAVVDAQTYEVLDYLLVGARVWQLDLDKDEKFLYTTNGVSSDVSVIDVEELKVIKSIKVGRFPWGVVIDPTS; translated from the coding sequence ATGAAAAATGCTTTCAAGATCGCAGCCCTGGCAGCCGCCATTGGCCTCTCCGGTCCGGCGCTGGCGAGCCTGGCGTACATATCGAACGAGAAGGACAACACCCTCTCCGTCATTGATACGGAAACCAATGAAGTGGTGGACACCATTGAGGTAGGTGCCCGGCCGAGGGGTATCCTGCTGTCCAAGGACTACACCAAGCTCTATATCTGCGCCAGTGACGACGACACCGTCCAGGTACTGGACCTGGCCACCCGCAAGATCGTCGACACCCTGCCCTCCGGCGAGGACCCTGAGCAGTTTGCCCTGCACCCCAACAACCGCCACCTGTACATCGCCAATGAAGACGATGCCATCGTCACGGTGGTGGATGTGGAAACCAAGGACGTTCTGGCCCAGATCGATGTTGGCGTGGAACCGGAAGGCATGGCGGTCAGCCCGGACGGCAAGTGGGCGGTGAATACCAGTGAAACCTCCAGCATGCTGCACTGGATCAACACCGAAACCTTCGAAATCGATAAGAACACCGTGGTGGGCCAGCGCCCGCGTCACGTCGAGTTCACCAAAGACAGCAAGATTGCCTGGGCCTCGGCAGAGATCGGCGGCACCGTGCACATCTTCAACGTGGACAACATAGAGGAAATCAAGCAAATCGATTTCCAGATCAAGGGTGTGCCCCAGGATCGGGTTCAGCCGGTGGGCATCGAGCTCACCTCGGATGGCAAGTACGCCTTCGTGGCGCTCGGCCCCTCCAACCACGTAGCTGTGGTGGATGCCCAGACCTATGAAGTGCTGGATTACCTGCTGGTAGGCGCCCGTGTCTGGCAGCTGGACCTGGACAAGGACGAGAAGTTTCTCTACACCACCAACGGCGTTTCCAGCGACGTGTCGGTCATCGATGTGGAAGAGCTGAAGGTGATCAAGTCCATCAAGGTGGGCCGCTTCCCATGGGGCGTGGTCATCGATCCCACTTCATGA
- a CDS encoding ABC transporter permease, which produces MSNRSGRPPAWSYWVVLPAFVLLWGVAAWLLQSPLLPTPLNVLDTLMLEAASGELWHHLSATLGRVIVAFTLAMFVGTAIGVVMGRSKTTNALFDPLLVLLLNLPALVTIILMYVWFGLVEVAAVMAVVINKVPNVAVTVREGARSLDYRLEEMATVYDFTRWQRFREVWVPQLFPYLMAATRGGLALIWKIVLVVELLGRSDGIGFQLHMAFQVFDVAAILAYSLAFIAVVQLIELAILQPLERRSSRWRQPEAAHA; this is translated from the coding sequence GTGAGCAATCGCTCCGGTCGCCCCCCGGCCTGGAGCTATTGGGTGGTATTGCCCGCGTTCGTCCTGCTTTGGGGGGTGGCTGCCTGGTTGCTCCAGTCACCCTTGTTACCCACACCCCTGAACGTTCTCGATACCCTGATGCTGGAGGCTGCCTCCGGCGAACTCTGGCACCATCTGAGTGCCACACTGGGGCGCGTTATCGTGGCCTTTACCCTAGCCATGTTCGTCGGTACTGCAATTGGTGTGGTCATGGGCAGGTCAAAAACCACCAACGCTCTGTTTGACCCCCTGCTGGTACTGCTGCTCAATCTGCCGGCGCTGGTCACCATCATTCTGATGTACGTCTGGTTCGGCCTGGTGGAGGTGGCCGCGGTGATGGCGGTGGTCATCAATAAGGTGCCCAATGTTGCGGTGACTGTCCGCGAAGGGGCGCGAAGCCTGGATTACCGCCTCGAAGAAATGGCCACCGTCTACGACTTTACTCGCTGGCAGCGGTTTCGCGAGGTCTGGGTGCCGCAACTGTTTCCCTATCTCATGGCCGCTACCCGCGGTGGGCTGGCACTGATCTGGAAAATTGTTCTGGTGGTGGAACTACTGGGCCGCTCGGATGGCATCGGTTTCCAGCTACACATGGCCTTCCAGGTATTCGATGTAGCCGCCATCCTCGCCTACAGCCTGGCATTTATTGCCGTGGTCCAGCTCATCGAACTGGCCATCCTGCAGCCCCTCGAGCGCCGCTCCAGCCGCTGGCGTCAGCCGGAGGCCGCCCATGCTTGA
- a CDS encoding ABC transporter ATP-binding protein encodes MTIEARNLSFRYGDKPVLKEVSFKLTSGGFHALLGPNGAGKSTLFGLLTRLLALQQGDILMAGQSLKNQPAEAMRKIGVVFQQNALDLDLTVRQNLLYHAALHGLSRKEARLRGDRELTRFQLLERANEPVRKLNGGHRRRVEIARALLHEPSVLLLDEPTVGLDVASRRGLNDHVRVLCDSDGLTVLWATHLIEEVRPEDRVLILHEGKLLADGAGHDICEAEGTRDLAETFHTLTGAG; translated from the coding sequence ATGACCATTGAAGCCCGTAACCTCAGCTTTCGCTACGGCGACAAACCGGTGCTCAAGGAGGTCAGCTTTAAGCTGACCTCTGGCGGTTTTCATGCCCTGCTGGGGCCCAACGGCGCCGGCAAGTCTACGCTGTTCGGCCTGCTGACCCGGCTTCTTGCGCTGCAACAGGGCGATATTCTGATGGCCGGGCAATCCCTGAAAAATCAACCGGCCGAGGCCATGCGCAAAATTGGCGTGGTATTCCAGCAGAATGCCCTGGATCTGGATCTGACCGTGCGTCAGAACCTGCTCTATCACGCCGCGCTTCATGGTCTCTCTCGCAAAGAGGCTCGCCTCCGGGGCGATCGCGAGCTGACCCGTTTCCAACTGCTTGAACGGGCGAATGAACCGGTGCGAAAACTCAACGGCGGCCACCGCCGGCGGGTGGAGATCGCCCGTGCCCTGCTCCATGAACCTTCGGTGTTGTTGCTGGATGAACCCACGGTGGGACTGGATGTTGCCAGCCGCCGGGGGCTGAACGATCACGTACGCGTGCTCTGTGACTCCGATGGCCTGACCGTGCTATGGGCCACGCACCTGATCGAGGAGGTTCGCCCGGAAGACCGGGTGCTGATCCTCCATGAAGGCAAACTGCTGGCCGACGGCGCGGGGCATGACATCTGCGAAGCCGAAGGCACCCGCGACCTGGCGGAAACCTTCCACACCCTCACAGGAGCCGGTTGA
- a CDS encoding ABC transporter permease, which yields MKAAHYWHCFAGIQTREWLRFWQQRTRFASALVRPLLWLVVFAAGFRAVLGISIIPPYQTYITYETYIAPGLCGMIILFNSMQGALSMVYDRELGSMRVLLMSPLPRPFLLVTKLLAMGVVSVGQVYVFLLLALLVDVEPPLWGYLAVLPALILTSLMLGALGLLIATWIKQLENFAGVMNFVIFPMFFMSSALYPLWRMNEASPWLYWICQFNPFTHAVEAIRFSLYLEWNPMAFGITASVTVVFALLATTGFRPQRTKILGTSKPA from the coding sequence ATGAAAGCTGCGCATTACTGGCACTGTTTCGCTGGCATCCAGACCCGGGAATGGCTGCGTTTCTGGCAGCAGCGAACCCGTTTTGCCAGCGCCCTGGTGCGGCCGCTGTTGTGGCTGGTGGTGTTCGCCGCCGGTTTCCGGGCGGTGCTGGGCATTTCCATCATTCCGCCCTACCAGACCTACATCACCTACGAGACCTACATCGCCCCCGGGCTGTGCGGCATGATCATTCTGTTCAACAGCATGCAAGGGGCGCTTTCGATGGTGTATGACCGGGAACTGGGCAGTATGCGGGTGCTATTAATGAGTCCGCTGCCGCGACCGTTCCTGCTGGTAACCAAGCTGCTGGCCATGGGCGTGGTGTCGGTGGGACAGGTGTATGTATTCCTGCTGCTGGCCTTGCTGGTGGATGTGGAGCCGCCGCTGTGGGGCTACCTGGCGGTTTTGCCTGCCCTTATCCTGACCAGCCTGATGCTCGGCGCCCTTGGGCTGCTGATAGCAACCTGGATCAAGCAACTGGAGAACTTCGCCGGAGTGATGAACTTTGTCATTTTCCCCATGTTCTTCATGTCATCCGCCCTGTATCCCCTGTGGCGAATGAACGAAGCCAGCCCCTGGCTCTACTGGATCTGCCAGTTCAATCCCTTCACCCACGCGGTAGAGGCCATCCGGTTTTCTCTCTATCTGGAATGGAACCCGATGGCCTTCGGGATAACCGCAAGTGTGACCGTTGTTTTTGCATTGCTCGCGACGACCGGATTCCGCCCTCAGCGCACCAAGATCCTTGGTACCTCCAAGCCTGCTTGA
- a CDS encoding ABC transporter substrate-binding protein, with the protein MHTEKAATMISKGRLLVTSVLCSWLLAPAAAIAIEVRIGYIQWVPDQGPVLSNVTPEPEDAGLRGAELGIADNNATGKFLDQRYAVESVIASDEEGALAALDGMLKNGIDLLVARVPADTLQAMARKADGKALLFNAGASDDSLRISECQPNLLHTIPSYAMLTDALAQWLNMRRWKEVFLITGPTEQDKAWADAFRRASKRFGLDIIADKPWTFDSDLRRTASKELPTFTQASDYDAVVVADVRGDFGEYVPFNTWLPRPVVGTQGMGPEAWHRVVEAWGAAQLQNRFRELAGREMNSEDYAAWAAIRSIGTTVTGLGKAGHSNIREYLFSDDFQLAAFKGRKLTYRPWNGQLRQPIPLVHPQGLVATPPLEGFLHPDSELDTLGYDKPESDCRIH; encoded by the coding sequence ATGCACACAGAGAAGGCCGCAACCATGATTTCAAAAGGCAGGCTATTGGTTACGTCAGTGCTCTGTAGCTGGCTACTGGCTCCGGCTGCAGCGATAGCTATTGAGGTCAGAATTGGCTACATCCAATGGGTGCCTGACCAGGGCCCGGTCCTTTCCAATGTCACTCCGGAACCGGAAGACGCCGGCCTGCGCGGGGCCGAGCTGGGGATTGCCGACAATAATGCCACCGGCAAGTTTCTGGACCAGAGGTATGCTGTTGAGTCCGTCATCGCCAGCGATGAAGAGGGAGCCCTGGCCGCCCTTGATGGCATGCTGAAGAACGGCATTGATCTGCTGGTGGCCCGCGTTCCCGCAGACACACTGCAGGCAATGGCCAGAAAGGCTGACGGTAAAGCGTTACTGTTCAACGCCGGTGCCTCGGACGATAGCCTGCGGATCAGTGAATGCCAGCCCAACCTCCTGCATACCATTCCCTCCTACGCCATGCTGACCGATGCCCTTGCCCAGTGGCTGAACATGCGGCGCTGGAAAGAAGTGTTCCTGATTACCGGCCCAACCGAACAAGACAAAGCCTGGGCAGATGCCTTCCGCCGCGCCAGCAAACGGTTCGGCCTGGACATCATTGCTGACAAACCCTGGACCTTCGATTCGGACCTGCGCCGCACCGCTTCCAAAGAATTGCCCACCTTCACCCAGGCGAGTGATTACGATGCCGTGGTAGTCGCAGACGTGCGTGGTGATTTCGGGGAATACGTGCCGTTCAACACCTGGCTCCCGCGACCGGTGGTTGGCACCCAGGGCATGGGGCCGGAAGCCTGGCACCGTGTGGTTGAGGCATGGGGTGCGGCACAGCTGCAGAACCGCTTCCGGGAACTGGCCGGGCGCGAAATGAACAGCGAAGACTATGCCGCCTGGGCCGCCATACGCTCCATCGGCACCACCGTTACCGGGCTCGGTAAGGCAGGCCACTCGAACATTCGCGAGTATCTGTTTTCCGATGATTTCCAGCTCGCCGCCTTCAAAGGCCGCAAGCTGACTTATCGCCCCTGGAACGGGCAACTCCGCCAGCCAATCCCCCTGGTTCATCCGCAAGGGCTGGTTGCGACGCCACCACTTGAAGGCTTCCTGCATCCCGACTCCGAACTGGACACCCTGGGCTACGACAAGCCGGAGAGTGACTGCAGGATCCATTGA